In 'Nostoc azollae' 0708, the following are encoded in one genomic region:
- a CDS encoding cytochrome c oxidase subunit II — translation MKIRLILNLLTLMTGGLVVTITSIFIGKQAYSWLPPQAAAESHLIDDLFSFLVTLGAFIFLAVTSTVLYSITFHRAKNYDMSDGPHIEGNVTLEVVWTAIPVMLVLWIAAYSYQVYEQMGIQGPSHLVHLHNPMQMQTGYAQEEETPAETVSEPLEKIDVLAKQWAWVFHYPEKGITSTELHLPSDRRVRLALQSEDVLHGFYIPAFRLKQDIVPGRTINFEFTPIRPGKYSLTDSQYSGTYFATMQANVIVETPEEYHEWLTKAASHIPTPAKNQAASEYAQTSNQRIKTGWGTVKPAAPPVVNFSG, via the coding sequence ATGAAGATCCGGCTGATTTTAAATCTTTTGACCTTGATGACGGGGGGGCTTGTCGTCACAATTACGAGTATTTTCATCGGTAAACAAGCTTATTCTTGGCTTCCCCCCCAAGCTGCGGCTGAATCGCATCTGATTGATGATTTGTTTAGCTTTTTGGTGACGTTGGGTGCTTTCATTTTTTTGGCTGTCACCAGTACAGTTTTGTATTCTATTACTTTCCACCGCGCTAAAAATTATGATATGAGTGATGGTCCACATATTGAAGGTAATGTCACCCTAGAAGTGGTGTGGACAGCTATCCCTGTCATGTTGGTGTTGTGGATTGCAGCTTACAGTTATCAAGTGTATGAGCAAATGGGGATTCAGGGACCATCTCACCTAGTCCATCTGCATAACCCTATGCAAATGCAAACTGGTTATGCACAAGAAGAAGAAACACCAGCTGAGACTGTAAGCGAACCCTTAGAAAAAATTGACGTACTGGCCAAACAATGGGCGTGGGTATTCCATTATCCTGAAAAGGGAATTACAAGTACAGAATTGCATTTACCGAGCGATCGCAGAGTCCGTTTAGCACTACAATCAGAAGACGTACTCCACGGGTTTTACATCCCCGCTTTCCGCCTCAAACAAGACATTGTTCCCGGTAGAACCATCAACTTTGAATTTACACCGATTCGCCCCGGTAAATATAGTCTTACCGACTCCCAATATAGTGGTACATACTTTGCAACCATGCAAGCCAACGTGATTGTAGAAACTCCAGAAGAGTATCACGAATGGTTAACAAAAGCTGCAAGCCACATACCCACCCCCGCCAAAAATCAAGCAGCCAGCGAATACGCCCAAACGAGCAACCAAAGGATAAAAACCGGTTGGGGAACCGTCAAACCTGCTGCACCTCCAGTAGTTAACTTTTCGGGTTAG
- a CDS encoding DUF2231 domain-containing protein has protein sequence MNSELIDQVSAQMGANGLPYTIPIHPNLVHLTLGLFIIGIIFDVAGVLFPLENWLFKYLGLAVERAQLFEVGWYNMVASAVITFFTVAAGFYEMLLATPPANLKSSWGLQAMETMMWHGVGGVFLLALIIGMTFWRGWQRYISCKDSDIQVRWSYILAGISIMFVMYLHGTLGAQLAGEFGVHNTADNLLRMGQDINKVLGTGN, from the coding sequence ATGAACTCAGAATTAATTGATCAAGTCAGCGCCCAAATGGGAGCAAATGGATTACCTTACACAATTCCTATTCATCCTAACTTAGTTCACCTGACTTTGGGATTATTCATCATTGGTATTATCTTTGATGTCGCTGGTGTACTTTTCCCATTAGAAAACTGGCTGTTTAAATATTTGGGTTTAGCTGTTGAACGCGCCCAATTATTTGAAGTTGGTTGGTACAACATGGTAGCTTCAGCCGTGATCACTTTTTTCACAGTTGCAGCTGGTTTTTATGAAATGTTGTTAGCAACTCCACCAGCAAACTTAAAAAGTTCTTGGGGTTTGCAAGCAATGGAAACCATGATGTGGCATGGTGTGGGCGGAGTTTTCCTATTAGCGTTGATAATTGGGATGACCTTTTGGAGAGGATGGCAACGTTATATTTCCTGCAAAGACTCAGATATACAAGTGCGCTGGAGTTATATACTTGCGGGCATTTCCATCATGTTTGTTATGTATTTACACGGCACATTAGGAGCGCAATTAGCAGGTGAATTTGGCGTTCATAACACAGCCGATAACTTATTGAGAATGGGACAAGACATAAATAAGGTATTGGGGACTGGGAATTAG
- the ctaD gene encoding cytochrome c oxidase subunit I, translating to MTNIPLDITGESHHHEPPNDWKTYFTFSTDHKVIGIQYLVTSFIFFLIGGIFAMILRSELITPESDLIDRTVYNGMFTMHGTVMLFLWTFPSLVGLANYLVPIMIGARDMAFPRLNAVAFWMVPVVGILLMSSFFVPGGPAQAGWWAYPPVSLQNPTGHLINGQVLWLLAVATSGVSSIMGAVNFVTTIVKMRAPGMRFFRMPLFVWAVFSAQIIQLFGLPALTAGAVMLLFDLTVGTAFFDPSKGGNPVMFQHYFWFYSHPAVYVIILPVFGIFSEIFPVYSRKPLFGYKVVAISSMLIAVVSAIVWVHHMYVSGTPDWMRLIFMFTTMFVSIPTGIKVFAWVATIWGGKIRLTTPMMFALGGLIMFIFAGITGIMLSSIPVDIHVNNTYFVVGHFHYVLYGTVTMGMYAAIYHWFPKMTGRMFNDGWGQIHFWLAFIGTNLNFLPMHPLGLQGMLRRVASYVPEYTFWNVLASLGAFLLGMSTLPFIFNILVSWTQGEKAPDNPWRAIGLEWLISSPPSVENFEEIPIIISEPYGYGKSEPLTANLENHTTLN from the coding sequence ATGACAAACATCCCTCTTGACATTACTGGTGAATCACATCATCACGAACCACCAAACGACTGGAAAACCTATTTCACATTCAGCACAGACCACAAAGTAATAGGTATTCAATACCTCGTTACCTCTTTTATCTTCTTCCTCATTGGTGGTATCTTCGCCATGATTTTGCGGAGCGAACTTATCACCCCCGAATCTGATTTAATCGACCGTACAGTTTATAATGGAATGTTCACAATGCACGGTACAGTTATGCTGTTCCTGTGGACATTTCCCTCACTAGTTGGTTTGGCAAACTATCTCGTACCCATCATGATTGGGGCGCGAGATATGGCATTTCCTCGCCTCAACGCCGTTGCCTTTTGGATGGTTCCCGTAGTGGGAATTCTCCTCATGTCCAGCTTTTTTGTACCTGGTGGACCCGCCCAAGCTGGTTGGTGGGCTTATCCCCCCGTAAGTTTACAAAACCCCACAGGTCACTTAATTAATGGACAAGTTCTCTGGTTATTAGCAGTAGCTACTTCCGGTGTTTCTTCTATTATGGGCGCGGTAAATTTTGTCACCACCATTGTAAAAATGCGTGCGCCGGGAATGAGATTTTTTAGAATGCCCTTATTTGTCTGGGCAGTTTTTAGCGCCCAAATCATTCAATTATTTGGACTTCCCGCTTTAACTGCTGGTGCGGTCATGTTGCTGTTTGACTTAACCGTTGGAACTGCCTTTTTTGACCCCAGCAAAGGTGGAAACCCGGTGATGTTTCAGCATTATTTCTGGTTTTATTCCCACCCTGCAGTTTATGTAATTATTCTCCCCGTCTTCGGGATTTTTTCAGAAATATTCCCCGTTTATTCTCGCAAGCCTTTATTTGGTTATAAGGTAGTTGCGATTTCTTCCATGTTAATTGCCGTAGTTAGTGCCATTGTTTGGGTACACCATATGTACGTTAGTGGTACCCCTGACTGGATGCGGTTAATTTTCATGTTCACAACCATGTTTGTTTCCATTCCTACAGGGATTAAAGTATTTGCTTGGGTAGCAACAATTTGGGGTGGAAAAATTAGATTAACCACACCAATGATGTTTGCTTTGGGTGGTTTAATCATGTTTATTTTTGCTGGTATCACAGGAATTATGCTTTCTTCTATACCAGTAGATATTCACGTTAATAACACCTATTTTGTAGTAGGTCATTTCCATTATGTTCTGTACGGAACAGTGACAATGGGAATGTATGCAGCCATCTATCATTGGTTCCCCAAAATGACAGGAAGGATGTTTAATGATGGTTGGGGACAAATTCATTTTTGGTTAGCATTCATTGGTACTAACTTAAACTTCTTACCCATGCACCCATTAGGTTTGCAAGGGATGTTACGGCGAGTTGCTTCTTACGTACCAGAATATACATTTTGGAATGTTCTCGCTAGTCTTGGTGCATTCTTATTAGGAATGTCCACCTTACCCTTCATATTCAATATTTTGGTTTCTTGGACGCAAGGTGAAAAAGCACCTGATAATCCTTGGAGAGCAATTGGTTTAGAATGGCTGATTTCTTCACCTCCTTCTGTTGAGAATTTTGAAGAAATTCCCATCATTATTAGTGAACCCTACGGTTACGGGAAATCAGAACCATTAACCGCTAACCTAGAAAACCATACAACATTAAACTAG